The following are encoded in a window of Helicobacter sp. 'house sparrow 1' genomic DNA:
- a CDS encoding PhoH family protein: protein MNNKQSCLVDTSIILDDIENLFYIFHNVSTKIYISDIVIEELDKHKNLNNQNGFFAREFFRNIHYEDSEKLDLEPCDGDFFKQVRLCKNDTRIPLIFVYRKHYKSEIRDYSFNDTRIAEIVQDYGFVLLSNDIALRTRLLARGIKTQSLFRDRVEDPGKINFWSQFKIHKDHNIAILNQDDNFKKLSNWSLIEVLEEDNTGGLTYLTGKRFYGIKQNDNFESMDLDGIVEETQPYIRPINLEQKMLYAMLLHPKNFISVATGSTGSGKTLIALQAGIYLVKKKIVDGIVYLRNTITANDKEAELGYRKGDEEQKLYYFMYPLYSVINFTITTLQNQSLAKKIEYRGEANGLDKEYATEYFLQKHKIEVMDIAHARGITLSNKFVIFDEVQNASNATIKLIGTRMGENSRICFLGDWKQIDHPYLSKFRNGAVSLLQKALSCDEIAGIQLQQVIRSNVATFFEQNF, encoded by the coding sequence ATGAATAATAAACAATCTTGCCTTGTTGATACCTCTATTATTTTAGATGATATTGAAAATCTTTTTTATATCTTTCATAATGTTTCAACAAAAATTTACATAAGTGATATTGTGATTGAAGAGCTTGATAAGCATAAAAATTTGAACAATCAAAATGGTTTTTTTGCAAGAGAATTTTTTAGGAATATTCATTATGAAGATTCTGAAAAATTAGACTTGGAGCCTTGTGATGGAGATTTTTTTAAGCAAGTTCGCCTCTGTAAAAATGATACAAGAATACCTCTGATTTTTGTTTATCGCAAGCATTATAAGAGTGAAATTAGAGATTATTCCTTTAATGATACAAGAATAGCAGAGATTGTTCAAGATTATGGTTTTGTTTTGTTAAGTAATGACATTGCACTAAGGACAAGACTCTTAGCAAGGGGTATTAAAACACAATCCCTTTTTAGAGATAGGGTAGAGGATCCAGGTAAGATAAATTTTTGGAGTCAATTTAAGATACATAAAGATCATAATATCGCAATACTTAATCAAGATGATAATTTTAAAAAGCTTAGTAATTGGAGTTTAATAGAAGTTTTAGAAGAAGACAATACAGGTGGTTTGACATATTTGACAGGTAAAAGGTTTTATGGAATCAAGCAAAATGATAATTTTGAATCAATGGATCTTGATGGGATTGTAGAGGAAACCCAACCTTATATCAGACCTATAAACCTCGAACAAAAGATGCTCTATGCAATGTTGCTACACCCAAAAAATTTTATTAGTGTTGCAACAGGATCAACAGGAAGTGGCAAAACATTGATTGCCTTGCAAGCAGGTATTTATTTAGTGAAAAAAAAGATTGTCGATGGGATTGTATATCTAAGAAATACAATTACAGCAAATGATAAAGAAGCAGAACTTGGATATCGTAAGGGGGATGAGGAGCAAAAACTTTATTATTTTATGTATCCACTCTATAGTGTTATAAATTTTACTATTACTACCTTGCAAAATCAATCATTGGCAAAAAAGATAGAGTATAGGGGCGAAGCCAATGGGTTAGATAAAGAATATGCAACAGAATATTTTTTGCAAAAACACAAAATTGAAGTTATGGATATAGCACATGCTAGAGGAATTACCCTAAGCAATAAGTTTGTTATTTTTGATGAGGTTCAGAATGCATCAAATGCAACCATTAAGCTTATTGGAACAAGAATGGGAGAAAATAGCAGGATATGTTTTCTTGGAGATTGGAAACAAATTGATCATCCTTATTTAAGTAAGTTTAGAAATGGTGCAGTTAGCTTATTACAAAAAGCACTAAGTTGTGATGAGATTGCAGGCATACAATTGCAACAGGTTATTCGAAGTAATGTTGCTACATTTTTTGAGCAAAACTTTTAA
- a CDS encoding low molecular weight protein-tyrosine-phosphatase, protein MFKVVFICLGNICRSPLAEGIAREYIRQKGWSIQVDSAGISGFHSGERPHHNSIAVAKKFGINISELRSSKASPYMEADLFVAMDQSNVEGLREIGIDSHKIVKIGDYGLDGKDIPDPYYKGLDGFLEVFELLDRSVKIFLDSIVEK, encoded by the coding sequence ATGTTTAAAGTAGTCTTTATTTGTTTAGGAAATATTTGTAGATCCCCTTTAGCAGAGGGTATTGCAAGGGAATATATCAGGCAAAAAGGATGGAGCATACAGGTAGATTCTGCAGGAATTTCTGGCTTTCACTCTGGGGAAAGACCTCATCATAATTCTATTGCAGTAGCTAAAAAGTTTGGGATTAATATTAGTGAGTTAAGAAGTTCAAAAGCCAGTCCTTATATGGAAGCAGATTTATTTGTTGCTATGGATCAAAGTAATGTAGAAGGACTAAGGGAAATAGGAATTGATAGTCATAAGATTGTAAAAATAGGAGATTATGGGTTAGATGGAAAGGATATACCAGATCCATACTACAAGGGGTTGGATGGTTTCTTGGAAGTTTTTGAACTTTTAGATAGAAGTGTAAAGATTTTTTTAGATTCTATTGTTGAAAAATAA
- the mltG gene encoding endolytic transglycosylase MltG has product MTKKDTIRLSALFDFILLIMVTVIFYLNTKISSEKNLLIPKGSIGGIITHLANNGYDVNRFDKFFLRFIGKPQSGFIDIGREDLSKIDFLVALTNSKAALVDVTLVPGETMYYFNQQLSESLKVSFQDLNQSFIKYSPYQDGVIFADTYKLPIGATADFLMQYLIEQSMQRHKQLAIKVLGVYDQKQWFKYVSIASIIQKEAANIQEMPLVSAVIYNRIKKGMPLQMDGSLNYAQYSHTRVSAQRIRSDNSEFNTYKNKGVPNTPVGSISIEAIKAAINPARVDYLYFVKNKNGTHTFSKTYEEHKKNIK; this is encoded by the coding sequence ATGACTAAAAAAGATACGATAAGGCTTAGTGCTCTTTTTGATTTTATTTTACTCATTATGGTTACCGTTATATTCTATTTAAATACTAAAATTTCTTCCGAAAAAAACCTATTAATTCCGAAGGGATCCATTGGAGGTATTATAACACACCTGGCTAACAATGGGTATGATGTTAATCGTTTTGATAAGTTTTTTCTACGCTTTATAGGGAAGCCTCAGAGTGGTTTTATTGATATTGGTAGAGAAGATCTTAGCAAGATAGATTTTTTAGTTGCTCTGACAAATTCTAAGGCAGCATTGGTAGATGTGACCTTGGTTCCTGGTGAAACAATGTATTATTTTAATCAACAGCTATCTGAAAGTTTAAAAGTTTCATTTCAAGATCTAAATCAATCCTTTATAAAATACTCTCCTTATCAAGATGGGGTAATTTTTGCAGATACTTATAAACTTCCAATAGGTGCGACTGCAGATTTTTTAATGCAATATTTGATTGAACAATCAATGCAAAGACATAAGCAACTTGCCATTAAGGTATTGGGAGTATATGACCAAAAACAATGGTTTAAATATGTGAGTATTGCCTCAATTATTCAAAAAGAAGCAGCAAATATTCAAGAAATGCCACTTGTTAGTGCAGTAATTTATAATCGTATCAAGAAAGGAATGCCCTTACAAATGGATGGGAGCTTGAATTATGCGCAATATTCTCATACAAGAGTAAGTGCCCAAAGAATCCGCAGTGACAATAGTGAATTTAATACCTATAAAAACAAAGGAGTTCCTAACACACCTGTTGGGAGTATTAGTATTGAGGCAATCAAAGCAGCTATAAACCCTGCAAGGGTTGATTATCTTTATTTTGTAAAAAATAAGAATGGAACCCATACCTTTAGTAAGACTTATGAAGAGCATAAGAAAAATATTAAATAA
- a CDS encoding 4Fe-4S dicluster domain-containing protein, producing MLSKNVSVWTDESRCKACDICVFRCPAGVLAMQLDSSQILGKMIKVLHPESCIGCRECELHCPDFAIFVADRKDFKFAKLTEESKERARIIKENNCIYQK from the coding sequence ATGCTATCAAAAAATGTAAGTGTTTGGACAGATGAAAGTCGCTGTAAGGCATGTGATATTTGTGTTTTTAGATGTCCTGCTGGGGTTTTGGCAATGCAGTTGGATTCTAGTCAAATACTTGGAAAAATGATTAAGGTTTTGCATCCTGAAAGTTGTATTGGATGCAGAGAGTGCGAGTTACATTGTCCTGATTTTGCAATTTTTGTAGCAGATCGTAAAGACTTTAAATTTGCCAAGCTTACAGAAGAATCTAAAGAGAGAGCAAGAATTATCAAAGAAAATAATTGTATCTATCAAAAATAA
- a CDS encoding metallophosphoesterase: MQNQSVWLFYFCFFCITCLLHGLVYFTFFYRVGITRPKYEFYFIALLLTLNLSYIFLHNSFDFPYGINLILSFSLGISFLLIVGAIFYYLSILPLLLFGTKEQYYSFLPIARISCLSLAILGMIYGSYNGFFKQPKLQKVTLDIPLLSKELKIVQISDLHINTFVKIQSIQKVIDIANATNPDIIVLTGDIVDARSDFVGEKINLLKGLRSKFGTYYVLGNHEYFHDTKEILEKLKENNIIILNNTSSTISYENKALINIIGITDFFGNNAGFLQPDIQQAILKATPNIPSVLLSHQPKVIEYLKNTKINLVLSGHTHGGQIFPFNLLVPLQQPYVKGLYEFKPQEYIYISQGSGFWGPPMRIGTNSEITLIKLVPQQNIK, translated from the coding sequence ATGCAAAATCAAAGTGTTTGGTTGTTTTATTTTTGTTTTTTTTGCATAACTTGTTTGCTTCATGGTCTTGTATATTTTACCTTCTTTTATAGGGTAGGTATTACAAGACCTAAATATGAATTTTATTTCATAGCTTTACTTTTAACTCTAAACCTATCTTATATCTTTTTGCACAATTCCTTTGATTTTCCCTATGGCATCAATTTAATACTCTCTTTTAGTCTGGGAATTAGTTTCTTACTCATTGTTGGTGCCATATTTTATTATCTAAGCATTCTACCTCTCTTATTATTTGGAACCAAAGAGCAATATTACAGCTTTCTTCCTATTGCAAGAATATCATGCTTAAGCCTTGCCATTTTAGGCATGATTTATGGCTCTTATAATGGCTTTTTTAAACAACCCAAACTGCAAAAAGTTACCCTTGACATACCCCTACTCTCCAAAGAATTAAAAATTGTTCAGATCAGTGATTTGCATATCAATACCTTTGTAAAAATTCAATCTATACAAAAAGTCATTGATATTGCAAATGCAACAAATCCTGATATTATAGTTCTGACAGGAGATATTGTTGATGCAAGAAGCGACTTTGTTGGAGAAAAGATTAATCTCTTAAAAGGTCTTAGATCTAAATTTGGTACCTATTATGTCCTAGGCAATCATGAATACTTTCACGATACAAAAGAAATCTTAGAAAAGCTAAAAGAGAATAATATTATTATCTTAAACAATACAAGCTCAACTATCAGTTATGAAAATAAAGCTCTAATTAATATAATAGGTATCACAGATTTCTTTGGCAACAATGCAGGTTTCTTACAACCTGATATTCAACAAGCTATTTTAAAGGCCACTCCAAATATTCCAAGTGTTTTACTCTCACACCAGCCTAAAGTGATTGAATATTTAAAAAATACAAAAATTAATCTTGTGCTATCAGGACACACACATGGTGGGCAAATCTTCCCTTTCAATCTTTTAGTGCCCCTGCAACAACCCTATGTTAAGGGCTTATATGAATTTAAACCGCAAGAATATATCTATATTAGTCAAGGTAGTGGATTTTGGGGTCCTCCTATGAGGATTGGAACAAATTCTGAGATTACATTAATTAAACTAGTGCCTCAACAAAACATTAAATAG
- a CDS encoding DUF3971 domain-containing protein produces MSKIKSKRALSLIVSFLVIFILFFSIYAILSNGINIQKLSLGKITVQGLYLKLDNKPILELEKLDLQKLLETPNKKPLNIEDINNKIRYLTWGVSFFQKLYIKDIVLDPTNTASILFDGKQYNLSFPDIEAKFNIQEDLDHLNLEIVTLFLKKFNVDVRGKIVYIPTKNEIAFNFKLNHKKHQSEFYAQGITNLKKLSLKIKSSSITSLNFLKPYLEDIDNKELKNWLFQKVFFDSARIDKFNFETTLTHRSFLSGIEKSLDAKVVISAAEVTLFNDLDPIRSQEVIATFQNKKLTLQLDNPTYGETLLNGSRLEFENLFRTPKINIFIKSQEFHYSSNLLSLLKHYNIEIPIQSLDSPLSADLRLSLQFLKNHEMLVGFNGGIKILNSNFTIFNIPLYSRYSNIIFDITPQYKYIYITANDTHYYNMLNADLDGVLDLEKHTYKTQVKIFKALINTDQEINFSKPFLKQQQESKEEKQIETQKFDFSKSVNTLTPLELKKLILSSIKEDEAPYAKDILYISPDENITANVEIDFSESEDIRVDIPDFDIKLKIQDDDFIITLNDFSKISTYSPMFTYLDIKSGSAEITTSDFKDFDFLFTLENLTIPLYDTQGKVVKALDFSGFIKDDVIQVRTLDKNIIFNRKDSQNKIQVKGYNFNMSDFFESKIPAIQQALHGDSSGVSLSKEQVANKLDFLKHKHRYERQHNIKPQMTNIEISDMKIYYKEYTVPTEEINIRFRDQRILGDITYKNGIANLDFIDGDIYIKASNFSGDFVNSVIQKDIFNGGLFTLVGAYKNKSFNGELKIQNTTFGNFVVLQNIINLIDTVPSLIVFKNPNLGARGYQVSQGSILFGLNQNYLGLEKIHLVGDSMDIDGNGIVQLDNKEMNINLKISTIKNFSNILSKIPIVGYLVLGDEGKISTNLTLNGTLENPKTEISLAEDVITAPFNILRRIFTPIDLMVDEIKNEIKDDSYRK; encoded by the coding sequence ATGAGTAAAATAAAATCAAAAAGAGCACTAAGCCTTATCGTATCTTTTTTAGTCATCTTTATCCTGTTTTTTAGTATCTATGCGATATTATCAAATGGGATTAACATTCAAAAACTATCACTTGGTAAAATTACAGTCCAAGGATTGTATCTAAAACTTGATAACAAACCTATTTTAGAGCTTGAGAAATTAGATCTTCAGAAACTATTGGAAACACCTAATAAAAAACCCCTCAACATTGAAGATATAAATAATAAAATAAGGTACCTTACTTGGGGGGTGTCATTTTTCCAAAAATTATACATAAAAGATATTGTTTTAGATCCCACAAACACAGCAAGTATTTTATTTGATGGGAAACAATATAATCTCTCCTTTCCTGATATTGAAGCAAAATTTAATATACAAGAAGATTTAGATCATCTAAACCTTGAAATTGTGACTTTATTTTTAAAAAAGTTTAATGTTGATGTGAGAGGGAAGATAGTATATATCCCCACAAAGAATGAAATTGCCTTTAATTTTAAACTGAATCACAAGAAACACCAAAGCGAATTTTATGCTCAAGGAATTACAAATCTTAAAAAACTTAGTTTAAAAATCAAAAGCTCAAGCATAACTTCCCTTAATTTTTTAAAACCCTATCTTGAGGATATTGACAATAAAGAATTAAAAAATTGGCTTTTTCAAAAGGTATTTTTTGATAGTGCAAGAATTGATAAATTTAATTTTGAAACCACTTTAACCCATAGAAGCTTTTTATCAGGTATTGAAAAGTCTTTGGATGCAAAAGTCGTTATTAGCGCTGCAGAGGTAACACTCTTTAATGATCTAGATCCCATAAGATCTCAAGAAGTTATCGCAACCTTTCAAAACAAAAAACTAACACTTCAACTTGATAACCCAACCTATGGAGAGACATTATTAAATGGCTCAAGACTGGAGTTTGAAAATCTCTTCCGCACTCCAAAAATAAATATTTTTATAAAATCCCAAGAATTTCATTATAGCTCAAACCTACTTAGTCTTCTTAAGCATTACAATATAGAAATTCCTATACAATCTTTAGACTCACCATTATCAGCAGATTTAAGACTCTCTTTACAATTTTTAAAAAATCATGAAATGTTGGTTGGTTTTAATGGTGGAATTAAGATTTTAAACTCCAATTTTACTATCTTTAACATACCTCTATATTCAAGATACTCAAATATTATCTTTGATATCACTCCTCAGTATAAATACATCTACATTACGGCAAATGATACCCATTACTACAATATGCTAAATGCGGATCTAGATGGTGTGTTAGATCTTGAAAAACATACCTATAAAACCCAGGTAAAAATTTTTAAAGCTTTAATTAATACAGATCAAGAAATTAACTTTTCCAAACCTTTCTTAAAACAACAGCAAGAATCAAAAGAAGAAAAACAAATAGAAACTCAAAAATTTGATTTTTCAAAAAGTGTTAATACACTCACCCCTCTTGAACTTAAAAAACTCATATTATCCTCAATAAAAGAAGATGAAGCACCTTATGCAAAGGATATTTTATACATTTCTCCAGATGAAAATATTACTGCTAATGTTGAAATTGATTTTAGCGAATCTGAGGATATTAGAGTGGATATACCTGATTTTGATATTAAATTAAAAATACAAGATGATGACTTTATCATTACCCTTAATGACTTTTCAAAGATTAGCACATACTCTCCAATGTTTACTTATCTTGATATTAAAAGCGGAAGTGCAGAAATCACCACAAGTGATTTCAAAGATTTTGACTTCTTATTTACTTTAGAAAATCTAACAATCCCCCTTTATGACACACAAGGAAAGGTTGTAAAGGCATTAGACTTTAGTGGCTTTATTAAAGATGATGTAATTCAAGTACGAACACTAGATAAAAATATAATCTTTAATCGCAAAGATTCTCAAAATAAAATCCAAGTAAAGGGTTATAACTTTAATATGAGTGATTTTTTTGAAAGCAAGATTCCAGCGATACAACAAGCGTTGCATGGTGATTCTAGTGGTGTTTCTCTTTCAAAAGAACAAGTGGCAAATAAATTGGATTTTTTAAAACATAAGCACCGCTATGAACGACAACATAATATTAAACCTCAAATGACAAATATTGAAATTTCTGATATGAAAATTTACTATAAAGAATATACTGTCCCTACAGAAGAAATCAATATTCGTTTTAGAGATCAAAGAATTCTTGGGGATATTACCTATAAAAACGGTATAGCAAATCTTGATTTTATTGATGGAGATATTTATATAAAAGCAAGTAATTTTAGCGGTGATTTTGTTAATTCTGTAATACAAAAAGACATTTTTAATGGAGGTCTTTTTACTCTAGTTGGAGCCTATAAAAATAAATCCTTTAATGGAGAATTAAAGATACAAAATACTACATTTGGAAACTTTGTAGTTTTGCAAAACATTATTAACCTCATTGATACAGTTCCTTCTTTAATTGTTTTTAAAAATCCAAACTTGGGAGCAAGGGGATATCAAGTTTCTCAAGGCAGTATTCTCTTTGGATTAAATCAAAATTATTTGGGATTAGAAAAAATTCATTTAGTTGGTGATAGTATGGATATTGATGGGAATGGAATCGTGCAATTAGACAACAAAGAAATGAATATCAATCTTAAAATTTCTACCATTAAAAATTTTAGTAATATCTTAAGTAAGATTCCAATAGTGGGTTACTTGGTGTTAGGAGATGAGGGTAAAATATCAACTAATCTTACTTTAAATGGAACATTAGAAAATCCAAAAACAGAAATTAGTCTAGCAGAAGATGTAATCACTGCACCCTTTAATATTTTACGCAGAATCTTCACCCCTATTGATCTTATGGTTGATGAAATCAAAAATGAAATTAAAGATGATAGTTATAGAAAATAA
- a CDS encoding energy transducer TonB encodes MMKHNYKRFYLALLFSLIFHCILVILVFFFSKTPIQEEQKKVKLENLLVLKRGTSQDASKNTQGSRKPSLSSQNKASSLPAPSKQTNNLAVLNKPSPIQKSISPEDNQKTPQENTHNQTTHFDPKNLSFLNQPQQILPQQNTQSSDENNRGRDSKTIQEINELYGEEFGDLGTAEKDFIRNNLRNIGRITQRYLTYPSVAAYFEQSGINAVEFYLHPNGDITDLKIIKSSGLKSFDSATLNTIKIAYKDYPRPEKKTLIRIKVTYSYFGF; translated from the coding sequence ATGATGAAACATAATTACAAACGTTTTTACCTTGCACTACTCTTCTCCCTTATCTTTCACTGCATCCTAGTTATCTTGGTATTTTTTTTTAGCAAAACTCCAATACAAGAAGAACAAAAAAAAGTCAAATTAGAAAATCTTCTTGTATTAAAAAGAGGAACAAGCCAAGATGCTTCAAAAAATACTCAAGGATCAAGAAAGCCATCTTTGTCTTCTCAAAACAAAGCTTCATCCCTGCCAGCACCATCTAAACAAACCAATAATCTTGCTGTCTTAAACAAACCATCTCCAATTCAAAAATCAATATCCCCAGAAGATAACCAAAAAACACCCCAAGAAAATACGCACAACCAAACAACTCATTTTGATCCAAAAAATCTTTCATTCCTTAACCAACCTCAACAAATTTTACCCCAACAAAACACACAATCATCAGATGAAAATAATAGAGGAAGAGATTCTAAAACTATTCAAGAAATCAATGAACTTTATGGGGAAGAATTTGGTGATCTTGGAACTGCAGAAAAAGATTTTATTAGAAACAATCTTAGAAATATAGGAAGGATTACCCAACGCTATCTTACTTATCCAAGTGTCGCTGCATATTTTGAACAAAGTGGTATCAATGCAGTAGAATTTTATCTCCATCCAAATGGAGATATTACAGATCTAAAAATTATCAAATCCTCTGGATTGAAATCTTTTGATTCTGCTACCTTAAATACCATTAAAATAGCTTACAAAGACTATCCAAGACCAGAAAAAAAAACATTAATTAGAATTAAAGTAACCTACTCTTATTTTGGTTTTTAG
- the fliN gene encoding flagellar motor switch protein FliN yields the protein MKKQSAFGVYDKKEQELTTYLEDMIQSYEGLLDIEAVFTAELGSTKLTLKEILNFERGSVIDLGKPAGESVDVFINSRIVGKGEVMVYEKNLAIRLNEILDSNAIVYYLTKEQ from the coding sequence ATGAAAAAACAGTCTGCTTTTGGTGTTTATGACAAAAAAGAGCAAGAATTAACCACTTATCTTGAAGATATGATTCAAAGCTATGAGGGTCTTTTAGATATTGAAGCTGTTTTTACTGCAGAATTAGGTTCCACTAAACTCACACTGAAAGAAATTTTAAATTTTGAGAGAGGAAGTGTAATTGATCTAGGAAAACCAGCAGGAGAGAGTGTAGATGTATTTATTAACAGTAGAATTGTAGGTAAAGGGGAGGTGATGGTATATGAGAAAAACCTTGCAATTCGTCTTAATGAAATTTTAGATTCTAATGCAATTGTTTATTATCTCACTAAAGAACAATGA
- a CDS encoding FeoA family protein, translating into MKLTEAIINTPYKITQINNEDKKLLDRLLSFGITKGSVITPIHYSAKKSTLAIKIQNSQIALRYCEAHQIQVELFCND; encoded by the coding sequence ATGAAACTTACTGAAGCAATAATCAACACTCCCTATAAGATTACTCAAATCAACAATGAAGACAAAAAACTATTAGATAGACTTTTATCCTTTGGAATCACTAAAGGTAGTGTTATTACACCTATCCATTATTCTGCAAAAAAATCAACTCTTGCAATCAAAATTCAAAATTCCCAGATTGCCCTGCGCTATTGTGAAGCTCATCAAATTCAAGTAGAACTCTTCTGCAATGACTAA
- a CDS encoding chemotaxis protein CheX translates to MEIFEKSFIDTIKDITQITPQEVSLKLEEGYISSIKLGENTLVYVMANKEFLTLLSDILLFDNNPNEDTLNDLIGELANLIVGRAKVLFEEEGKNFTISPPMPCVKNTTIQYDKDRHFCINNACCSIFIKGVTDL, encoded by the coding sequence TTGGAAATTTTTGAAAAAAGTTTTATTGATACTATTAAAGACATTACTCAAATAACACCTCAGGAAGTTAGCCTAAAACTTGAAGAAGGATATATATCAAGCATAAAGCTTGGAGAAAATACCCTTGTGTATGTTATGGCAAATAAGGAGTTTTTAACCTTATTATCTGATATTTTATTGTTTGATAATAATCCAAATGAAGATACTTTAAATGACCTAATTGGTGAACTGGCTAACTTAATTGTAGGAAGGGCAAAGGTTTTATTTGAAGAAGAGGGTAAAAATTTTACAATATCACCTCCAATGCCCTGTGTTAAAAATACAACTATACAATATGATAAAGACAGACATTTTTGTATAAATAATGCATGTTGTAGCATCTTTATTAAGGGGGTCACAGATTTATGA
- the nth gene encoding endonuclease III — MTKTQKAQAIKARLLEHFVAPKTELKYRNIFELLVAVILSAQCTDKRVNIVTPALFAKYPTPYDLAQADLMELKSLIQSVSFFNNKAKNLILMARQILQDFDGKVPTNQEDLKQLAGVGPKTANVVLIEYFNANLMAVDTHVFRTSHRLGLSKAKTAIQTEIDLTKLFKTDLDKLHQAFVLFGRYTCKALKPVCEKCFLQEFCKTKKNFKPT; from the coding sequence ATGACTAAAACTCAAAAAGCGCAAGCTATTAAAGCTAGATTGCTGGAGCATTTTGTTGCTCCAAAAACAGAATTAAAATATCGCAATATCTTTGAACTCTTAGTTGCAGTAATACTTTCTGCACAATGCACCGATAAAAGAGTAAATATTGTAACGCCTGCACTTTTTGCAAAATATCCCACCCCCTATGATCTTGCTCAAGCGGATCTTATGGAACTCAAAAGCCTTATACAATCTGTATCTTTTTTTAATAATAAGGCCAAAAACCTCATTTTAATGGCTAGACAAATTCTTCAAGATTTTGATGGTAAGGTTCCAACCAATCAAGAAGATCTAAAACAGCTTGCAGGAGTTGGACCAAAGACAGCCAATGTAGTATTAATTGAATATTTTAATGCCAATCTTATGGCTGTTGATACTCATGTATTTAGAACTTCTCACCGTCTTGGATTAAGCAAAGCAAAAACTGCTATACAGACAGAAATTGATCTTACAAAACTCTTTAAAACCGATCTTGATAAATTACACCAGGCTTTTGTCTTATTTGGTCGCTATACTTGTAAAGCACTAAAACCTGTTTGCGAAAAGTGCTTTTTACAAGAATTTTGCAAGACAAAGAAAAACTTTAAACCAACATAA